One genomic window of Sporosarcina ureae includes the following:
- a CDS encoding NAD-dependent succinate-semialdehyde dehydrogenase, whose translation METTEMIINGKRLGADLPQIEVVNPSTGESIGAVPKGGKAEATQAVDAASAAFSDWAALSAYERSAYLMKWHALIEKNEESIAETMTAEQGKPLAEALGEMRYSNGYISWFAEEGKRIYGETIPATQSNKRMFVQKQPVGVIASITPWNFPAAMIARKVGPALAAGCTVVMKPASQTPLTAIRLIELAQEAGIPDGVLNLVTGSASEIAEAWQEDGRVRKLTFTGSTEIGKTLMKGAADTMKKISLELGGQAPAIIMADADLDKAVDGVIAAKFRNAGQTCVCANRIYVHSSIAEEFTTRIAEETRKLKVGDGKEEGVVIGPLIDQDAIDKVDEHVLDAKSKGATVVTGGEHIEGLFYQPTVLKDVTDEMLCMEEETFGPVLPIATFETQEEVIKRANDTVFGLAAYVFTENITRGIQICEALEYGIVGLNDGSPSAPQAPFGGFKQSGLGREGGHQGIDEYLEVKYISLGL comes from the coding sequence ATGGAAACAACCGAAATGATCATTAATGGAAAGCGACTTGGTGCGGATCTACCGCAAATCGAAGTAGTGAATCCTTCAACTGGTGAGTCAATCGGTGCCGTACCTAAAGGCGGCAAAGCGGAAGCAACGCAAGCGGTCGATGCGGCTTCTGCTGCATTTTCGGATTGGGCAGCTTTGTCTGCGTATGAGCGCAGTGCGTATTTAATGAAATGGCATGCCTTGATTGAGAAAAATGAGGAAAGTATAGCTGAAACTATGACGGCTGAGCAAGGGAAGCCTTTAGCGGAAGCACTTGGTGAAATGCGTTATTCGAATGGATATATTAGCTGGTTTGCAGAAGAAGGTAAGCGGATTTATGGTGAAACCATTCCTGCTACGCAATCCAATAAGCGAATGTTCGTGCAAAAGCAACCAGTAGGTGTCATCGCGTCGATTACGCCATGGAACTTCCCTGCAGCTATGATTGCACGTAAAGTCGGCCCTGCACTTGCAGCAGGCTGTACAGTTGTGATGAAGCCCGCTTCTCAAACTCCATTGACTGCGATTCGTTTAATTGAGCTTGCACAAGAAGCAGGCATTCCTGACGGTGTGCTGAACCTCGTAACGGGCAGTGCGAGTGAAATTGCAGAAGCTTGGCAGGAAGATGGTCGCGTGCGCAAGCTGACATTTACAGGATCTACTGAAATCGGCAAGACATTGATGAAAGGTGCAGCCGATACGATGAAGAAGATTTCATTGGAATTAGGTGGACAGGCACCCGCGATTATTATGGCTGATGCGGATCTTGATAAAGCAGTGGATGGTGTCATCGCGGCAAAATTCCGCAATGCAGGACAAACGTGTGTCTGTGCGAACCGTATTTACGTACATTCATCGATTGCAGAGGAATTCACAACACGCATTGCAGAAGAAACAAGGAAATTAAAAGTCGGCGACGGCAAAGAAGAAGGTGTCGTAATCGGTCCTTTAATTGATCAGGATGCAATTGATAAAGTGGACGAGCATGTACTAGATGCAAAATCCAAAGGGGCAACAGTCGTTACGGGCGGTGAACATATTGAAGGGTTATTCTACCAACCAACTGTCTTGAAAGACGTAACCGACGAGATGCTCTGTATGGAAGAAGAAACATTCGGCCCTGTATTGCCGATTGCGACGTTTGAGACACAAGAAGAAGTCATCAAGCGTGCGAATGATACAGTATTTGGATTAGCAGCATACGTCTTCACGGAGAACATCACACGAGGTATTCAAATATGTGAAGCATTAGAGTATGGGATCGTAGGTCTGAATGATGGCTCGCCATCCGCACCGCAAGCTCCGTTTGGTGGCTTTAAACAAAGTGGTCTTGGGCGAGAAGGTGGACATCAAGGTATAGACGAATATTTGGAAGTAAAATATATCTCACTAGGTTTATAA